The proteins below are encoded in one region of Colias croceus chromosome 17, ilColCroc2.1:
- the LOC123699234 gene encoding NADH dehydrogenase [ubiquinone] iron-sulfur protein 5-like: MSDIVSPVIRTVFTDITGAMLSYQMLGRCAKQEMDMMNCMEAYGYGRGVRKCRDYIDEYHECHTRKKQFARFKAMRKERERQIACGQLTGDKKYVTPRIDSY, encoded by the exons ATGTCGGATATCGTTTCTCCCGTAATCCGAACGGTCTTCACTGATATTACGGGGGCAATGCTAAGTTATCAGATGTTAGGACGCTGTGCGAAACAAgagatggatatgatgaattGCATGGAAGCATACGGGTATGGCCGAGGTGTGCGCAAATGTAGAGATTACATAGACGAGTATCACGAATGCCATACTAGAAAGAAACAATTTGCGAGATTTAAG GCCATGCGTAAGGAGCGCGAAAGACAAATCGCCTGCGGTCAGCTGACTGGAGACAAGAAATATGTAACACCAAGAATCGACAGCTATTGA
- the LOC123699344 gene encoding NADH dehydrogenase [ubiquinone] iron-sulfur protein 5-like, whose protein sequence is MSISPFLRSPFTDLTGGMFSHQLLGTCQKEEMRYMDCLEAYGLDRGRNKCAYLFADFHECQTKTKQFKRFAAMRKERERQIAEGKLTGDKQYVTPRIDSF, encoded by the exons ATGTCGATTTCACCGTTCCTCCGTTCTCCCTTCACGGACCTGACTGGAGGCATGTTCAGCCACCAGCTGCTAGGTACATGCCAAAAGGAAGAGATGCGTTATATGGACTGCCTTGAAGCATACGGCTTGGACCGCGGGAGGAACAAGTGCGCATACTTATTCGCGGACTTTCATGAATGCCAAACGAAAACCAAACAATTTAAGCGATTTGCG gCAATGCGCAAGGAACGCGAACGTCAAATTGCTGAAGGCAAATTGACAGGAGACAAACAATATGTAACACCAAGAATTGATAgtttttaa
- the LOC123699140 gene encoding tyrosine-protein kinase receptor torso-like gives MHLGLRVEYIILIILQCTFLGVSVKAEMVSELPASYPQLVDLAETVCKDIFFDAQPNCEENFLSHHYETQKDPPSVEIKCRSENTITFTVPLSKEMQIVVIIEDNSPNTILNFAAIKPGKERGEINTPSGNHTLWTAIINRDGSPSFWKKDQYMISWNSLPPLEKKTYIATPTFHFDKYKPGSSDINAELTWNTTDPTDMCFEVFNRCESKQLGNAFKKSIRPNQRHLVVLKDLPLDDTCTITILGKYGRTDFDYETPSCHDIPDCLPIPDKIQNISVTVEEESSESWSVHVKWLKPVHTPNYYTVTLRADDYHEKNVSGSASEVTFPGVHGEGVYYVSVVAFTESGKSGNRVREFFPLHEEPASVSLLVGAWAAVVVMSIAFIVAFVWWKRYRDIKKRNMYFPGLTEKTKDGDAESDSVSEDGWEVRADRVSLHELVGEGAFGVVRRATLAPENRDVAVKMLKDFPSIEEIRSFRAEMELMKSVGSHPHIVSLVGCCRGRKPFIIAEYCSRGDLLTYLRCSWDLMVTKRNAKYYNNNKEFDYRDDMKCKRDSRLVINRLYDLQGVCDTELTVLDLLSFCRQIAMGMEFLSSNRVVHRDLAARNILVTADRTLKIADFGLSRDIYQENQYKQKGNGKMPVKWMALESLTHRIYTTQSDVWSFGVVMWEVVTVGGAPYASVSAARLPRLLRAGYRMPRPPNCSPPLYEVMVSCWHARPRSRPTFGELHARLDELLCAGARHYLELARPDDAPAAPPAPPAPQRYVRMIVRGKWPWSKRGYHRSNTANNYSPADYKLSYSLQTD, from the exons ATGCATCTTGGATTGAGagttgaatatattatacttattattttacaatgtaCTTTTTTGGGGGTTTCTGTAAAAGCAGAGATGGTGTCTGAACTACCCGCATCATACCCTCAACTAGTAGATTTAGCGGAAACTGTATGTAAGGACATATTTTTTGATGCG CAGCCGAACTGTGAGGAAAACTTTTTAA GTCATCACTACGAAACACAAAAGGATCCGCCATCAGTTGAAATAAAATGCCGCTCAGAAAACACTATTACGTTCACGGTTCCACTGTCAAAGGAAATGCAGATAGTGGTTATTATTGAAGATAACTCGCCGAATACGATA CTAAACTTTGCCGCAATAAAACCTGGCAAAGAAAGAGGGGAAATAAACACGCCATCGGGAAATCATACCTTGTGGACGGCAATTATCAACAGAGATGGAAGTCCCTCCTTTTGGAAAAAGGACCAATACATGATATCATGGAATTCACTACCCCCTTTGGAAAAGAAGACATATATCGCAACTCCCACTTTTCATTTTGATAAGTATAAACCAGGCTCGAGTGATATTAATGCAGAATTGACCTGGAATACTACAGATC CGACAGATATGTGCTTTGAAGTATTTAACCGCTGCGAATCTAAGCAGCTAGGAAACGCATTCAAGAAAAGTATACGG CCAAATCAACGTCATTTGGTGGTGCTGAAAGACTTACCTCTAGATGACACTTGTACTATCACAATCCTGGGAAAGTATGGCAgaacggattttgattatGAAACACCTTCTTGTCATGACATTCCCGATTGCCTGCCTA TTCcagataaaatacaaaatataagtgTGACGGTGGAAGAGGAGAGCTCTGAATCTTGGAGCGTTCACGTAAAATGGTTGAAGCCGGTACACACGCCCAATTATTATACAGTGACATTGAGAGCCGATGATTATCATGAGAAAAATGTTTCAGGG TCGGCATCCGAAGTGACGTTCCCGGGCGTGCACGGCGAGGGCGTGTACTACGTGTCCGTGGTCGCGTTCACGGAGAGCGGCAAGTCCGGGAACAGAGTACGGGAATTCTTCCCGC TTCACGAAGAGCCCGCTTCAGTGAGCTTGCTGGTGGGAGCGTGGGCCGCTGTTGTCGTCATGTCTATAGCATTTATTGTTGCTTTCGTGTGGTGGAAACGGTACAGGGACATCAAGAAGAGGAATATGTACTTCCCG GGCCTCACGGAAAAGACGAAAGACGGTGACGCGGAATCGGACTCGGTATCGGAGGACGGGTGGGAGGTGCGCGCGGACCGCGTGTCGCTGCACGAGCTGGTCGGCGAGGGCGCGTTCGGCGTCGTGCGCCGCGCCACGCTCGCGCCCGAGAACAGGGACGTGGCTGTCAAGATGCTTAAAG ATTTCCCGTCAATAGAAGAAATTCGTTCTTTTCGCGCTGAAATGGAACTGATGAAGAGCGTGGGAAGTCACCCACACATCGTGAGTCTGGTGGGATGCTGCAGAGGCAGGAAACCGTTCATCATTGCGGAGTACTGCAGTAGGGGAGATTTGCTTACTTACCTCAG ATGTTCTTGGGACTTAATGGTTACAAAACGCAACGCAAAATACtacaacaataacaaagaatttgaCTATAGGGACGATatgaagtgcaagcgagattCTAGACTCGTGATTAATAGATTGTACGATCTTCAAGGAGTTTGTGACACAGAGCTTACTGTACTCGACCTTCTATCCTTTTGCCGACAAATTGCTATGGGCATGGAATTTTTATCGTCCAATAGAGTTGTCCATAGAGATTTAGCAGCAAGAAATATATTGGTGACTGCGGATAGAACGCTGAAGATCGCCGATTTTGGACTCTCTAGAGATATTTACCAAGAAAATCAATACAAGCAGAAGGGTAATGGAAAGATGCCCGTGAAATGGATGGCGCTGGAATCCTTGACGCACAGGATATACACAACGCAAAGTGACGT GTGGTCGTTCGGCGTGGTGATGTGGGAGGTGGTGACGGTGGGCGGCGCGCCCTACGCGTCAGTGAGCGCCGCCCGCCTGCCGCGCCTGCTGCGCGCCGGCTACCGCATGCCGCGCCCGCCCAACTGCTCACCGCCACT ATACGAGGTGATGGTGTCGTGCTGGCACGCGCGGCCCCGCTCGCGGCCCACGTTCGGCGAGCTGCACGCGCGGCTGGACGAGCTGCTGTGTGCGGGCGCGCGCCACTACCTGGAGCTGGCGCGGCCCGACGACGCGCCCGCCGCACCGCCCGCACCGCCCGCACCGCAGCGGTACGTGCGCATGATTGTGAG AGGAAAATGGCCGTGGTCGAAGCGAGGCTACCACAGATCGAACACGGCTAACAATTATTCGCCTGCAGATTACAAGCTGTCTTACTCTCTACAAACTGACTAA